From a region of the Coprococcus comes ATCC 27758 genome:
- a CDS encoding hydroxylamine reductase, translating to MSNTATISQGQEILALQDELTGALIGLARSCGNNPKTENTDEIIIEGLVHTITNSNTGAAALKAMIEKVREEKNTVAPDCAVCAAPCGNISEYDVSNIWKHETDVRGVETAILFGIREMAAIIYPAVVMGKMDAEVNEFFYKALCMISYGMSKEDLLPVVQELGEMNQKCRELLGQV from the coding sequence ATGAGTAATACAGCGACGATTTCGCAGGGACAGGAGATTTTAGCACTCCAGGATGAACTGACCGGTGCGCTGATCGGTCTTGCCAGATCCTGTGGTAACAATCCAAAGACAGAAAACACAGATGAGATTATCATCGAAGGTCTTGTGCATACGATTACGAACAGCAACACCGGGGCAGCAGCTTTAAAAGCGATGATCGAAAAAGTAAGAGAAGAAAAAAATACCGTCGCACCGGATTGCGCAGTCTGTGCAGCACCGTGTGGCAATATCTCCGAATATGATGTGAGCAATATCTGGAAACACGAAACAGATGTGCGCGGCGTGGAGACTGCAATCCTTTTCGGAATCCGGGAGATGGCAGCCATTATTTACCCGGCGGTCGTTATGGGGAAAATGGATGCAGAAGTGAACGAATTTTTCTACAAGGCACTCTGCATGATCAGTTATGGAATGAGTAAAGAGGATCTGTTACCGGTTGTGCAGGAACTGGGTGAGATGAACCAGAAGTGCAGAGAGCTTCTGGGACAGGTGTAG
- a CDS encoding RNA-guided endonuclease InsQ/TnpB family protein, which yields MVKAIKVMLIPNNVQKTKMFQYAGASRFAYNWALAREKENYEKGGKFISDSELRKEFTKLRHSDEYAWLLNISNNVTKQAIKDACTAYKNFFKGLQKFPRFKSKKRSMPKFYQDNVKIQFSNTHVKFEGFSSSRKANKQKMNWVRLAEHGRIPTDVKYMNPRISFDGLNWWISVCVEFPDCKETLNDDGVGIDLGIKDLAVCSDAVKYKNINKSQKVKKLEKQKRRLQRSISRSYEKNKKGESYCKTNNVIKKEKLLLKRNHRLTNIRKNYLNQTISEIVNRKPRFICIEDLNVSGMMKNRHLSKAVQEQGFFWFRKQLEYKCSDKGIQLIVADRFYPSSKLCSCCGNIKKDLKLSDREYRCECGNIIDRDFQASINLKGYGERFAS from the coding sequence ATGGTAAAAGCCATAAAAGTAATGCTGATACCAAACAACGTACAGAAAACTAAGATGTTTCAGTACGCAGGTGCTTCAAGATTTGCTTATAACTGGGCTTTGGCCAGGGAAAAAGAAAATTATGAAAAAGGTGGCAAATTCATTTCAGATTCAGAACTCAGAAAAGAATTTACAAAGCTCAGACATTCTGATGAATACGCATGGCTGCTGAATATTTCAAATAATGTAACCAAACAGGCAATCAAAGATGCCTGTACTGCGTATAAGAACTTTTTCAAGGGTTTGCAAAAATTCCCAAGATTCAAGTCTAAAAAGAGATCAATGCCGAAGTTCTATCAGGACAATGTTAAGATACAATTCAGTAATACCCACGTTAAGTTTGAAGGCTTTTCTTCCAGCAGGAAAGCAAATAAGCAGAAAATGAATTGGGTAAGACTTGCAGAACATGGACGTATTCCAACAGATGTTAAATATATGAATCCGAGAATATCCTTTGACGGATTGAACTGGTGGATCAGTGTATGTGTGGAATTTCCTGATTGCAAGGAAACACTTAATGATGATGGAGTTGGTATAGACTTAGGAATCAAAGATTTGGCTGTCTGCTCTGATGCTGTTAAATATAAGAACATTAATAAGAGTCAGAAAGTAAAGAAACTAGAAAAACAGAAACGCAGATTACAGCGTAGTATCTCTCGTTCTTACGAGAAGAATAAGAAAGGGGAAAGTTACTGCAAAACCAATAATGTAATCAAAAAGGAAAAACTTTTATTAAAACGAAATCACAGATTAACAAACATCCGTAAAAACTATTTGAATCAGACCATATCTGAGATCGTAAATCGAAAACCAAGATTTATCTGTATTGAAGATCTGAATGTCAGCGGAATGATGAAAAATAGACATTTATCCAAAGCAGTTCAGGAACAAGGATTTTTTTGGTTTAGAAAACAGCTTGAATACAAATGCAGTGATAAAGGGATTCAGCTTATTGTGGCTGATCGGTTTTATCCATCATCAAAGCTTTGCAGCTGTTGTGGAAATATCAAAAAAGATTTGAAATTATCTGACAGGGAATATAGATGTGAGTGTGGGAATATAATTGACAGAGATTTCCAGGCATCAATAAATCTTAAGGGTTATGGAGAACGATTTGCAAGCTGA
- a CDS encoding IS607 family transposase codes for MSKYYSIHEFSKIIGVSAQTLRNWDANGKLHPHHTTVSGYRYYSDEQLNQVINGKPKNRITIGYCRVSSHKQKDDLERQIDNVKTYLLAKGQPFEIISDIGSGINYKKKGLQELIRRISQNQVEKVVVLYKDRLLRFGFELIEYIASLYNCEIEIIDNTEKSEQQELVEDLVQIITVFSCKLQGKRANKAKKLIRELIQEETDGKSHKSNADTKQRTEN; via the coding sequence TTGAGTAAATATTATTCTATACACGAATTTTCAAAAATTATAGGCGTATCTGCTCAGACATTACGAAATTGGGATGCAAATGGAAAACTTCATCCGCATCATACTACAGTAAGTGGCTATAGATATTATTCTGATGAGCAACTCAACCAGGTAATAAATGGAAAGCCTAAAAATCGCATTACAATTGGATATTGTCGCGTTTCCAGCCATAAACAAAAAGATGATTTGGAACGACAGATTGATAATGTTAAGACATATCTTTTGGCAAAAGGACAGCCGTTTGAGATAATAAGCGATATCGGTTCTGGGATTAATTATAAGAAAAAAGGACTTCAGGAATTGATTAGACGAATCTCTCAAAATCAAGTTGAAAAGGTTGTTGTTTTATATAAAGACAGGCTATTGCGATTTGGTTTTGAGTTGATAGAATATATCGCTTCACTTTATAATTGTGAGATTGAGATTATTGATAATACTGAAAAATCTGAACAGCAGGAACTTGTTGAAGATCTGGTTCAAATAATCACAGTATTCAGCTGCAAATTACAAGGAAAACGAGCGAACAAAGCTAAGAAACTTATCCGGGAATTGATACAGGAGGAAACAGATGGTAAAAGCCATAAAAGTAATGCTGATACCAAACAACGTACAGAAAACTAA
- a CDS encoding peptide deformylase, producing MVKPIMRDLFFLRQKAEKATKGDFPVAIDLLDTLKAHEDGCVGMAANMIGVNKAIIAVNMGFMNVAMFNPKIVKRNGKYETEEGCLSLDGVRKCVRYQEIKVEYEDINFKRQRQKYSGWTAQIIQHECDHLNGIII from the coding sequence ATGGTAAAACCAATTATGAGAGATCTCTTTTTTCTGCGCCAGAAGGCAGAGAAAGCAACGAAAGGAGATTTTCCAGTTGCAATTGATTTACTGGATACATTAAAAGCGCACGAAGATGGCTGTGTGGGAATGGCAGCAAATATGATCGGGGTAAATAAAGCGATCATTGCAGTCAATATGGGATTTATGAATGTTGCGATGTTCAATCCGAAGATTGTAAAGAGAAACGGAAAGTATGAGACAGAAGAAGGATGCCTGTCTCTGGATGGTGTAAGAAAATGTGTGCGCTATCAGGAAATCAAAGTAGAATATGAAGATATCAATTTTAAACGGCAGAGACAGAAATACAGCGGATGGACGGCGCAGATTATTCAGCATGAGTGCGATCATCTGAATGGGATTATTATTTGA
- a CDS encoding DUF1653 domain-containing protein produces the protein MNKIKIIKKNDEYSSEYQIGDTFKIEGTWYGGVHIIGKTGAPVSLDKDEYIYLDADPENKIDSSSVISHPESSASTQTSTIIPEAQSALTLSADTRKNDTEPLREIHVGDIVRHFKREWVSEESTKYLYKVLAFAEHTETGEKLVVYQAMYAPFKICARPYDMFMSEVDHQKYPGVRQHWRFEVNE, from the coding sequence ATGAATAAAATCAAAATCATAAAAAAGAACGATGAATATTCTTCCGAATATCAGATCGGAGATACTTTTAAAATCGAGGGCACCTGGTATGGTGGTGTTCATATCATCGGCAAGACCGGCGCACCGGTTTCTCTTGATAAAGATGAGTATATTTATCTGGATGCAGATCCGGAAAATAAAATAGATTCTTCGTCTGTAATTTCCCACCCGGAATCGTCTGCCTCAACACAAACCAGTACGATTATCCCAGAAGCACAGTCTGCTCTTACGCTTTCTGCCGACACCAGAAAAAATGACACAGAACCTCTCCGTGAAATCCATGTCGGAGATATTGTGCGCCATTTCAAAAGAGAATGGGTATCAGAAGAGAGCACCAAATACCTCTACAAGGTACTGGCTTTTGCTGAACATACCGAAACAGGCGAAAAGCTGGTTGTATACCAGGCCATGTATGCACCATTCAAAATCTGTGCAAGACCATATGATATGTTTATGAGCGAAGTCGATCACCAGAAATATCCAGGTGTCAGACAGCACTGGCGTTTTGAAGTAAATGAATAA
- a CDS encoding dihydrodipicolinate synthase family protein gives MFNDLSSRDLQTRHGQWLIAELSKGITLEAGDIIATGTPVVTVFDEKEKPDYEGNKKVIDFLIEGGVDGILVLGSSGEFTGLTKQEKHDFFKFYADYTAGRTKLYAGTGSLNFEDTVALSNEVNEMGYEGAMVIGPCYYALDQEKIFVYYDTLAKSIKGNLYIYNFPARSGHSIAPETLKKLVENNTNIKGLKDSVSEPNHTNELMPLYDMDSNFSLLFKKLMQHRGVEVLDRAIFPYNQMDEEVYKKAESLMDKVIEEYQNLK, from the coding sequence ATATTTAATGATCTTTCTTCAAGAGATCTGCAGACCAGACATGGACAGTGGCTGATTGCAGAATTGTCCAAAGGAATTACTCTGGAGGCTGGTGACATTATTGCAACCGGTACACCAGTTGTTACAGTTTTTGATGAAAAAGAAAAACCGGATTATGAAGGGAATAAAAAGGTAATTGATTTCCTGATTGAAGGAGGCGTTGATGGAATTCTTGTGTTGGGATCGTCCGGTGAATTTACAGGACTTACGAAACAGGAGAAACATGATTTCTTCAAATTCTATGCAGATTATACTGCAGGGCGCACAAAGCTTTATGCTGGAACCGGAAGCCTTAATTTTGAAGATACTGTGGCGTTGTCAAATGAAGTGAATGAAATGGGCTATGAAGGAGCAATGGTTATCGGACCATGTTATTATGCACTGGATCAGGAAAAGATTTTTGTATATTATGATACGCTTGCAAAGTCAATAAAAGGAAATCTTTATATCTATAATTTCCCGGCAAGAAGTGGACATTCCATCGCTCCGGAAACCTTGAAAAAACTGGTAGAAAATAATACTAATATTAAAGGTTTAAAGGACTCCGTGTCAGAACCAAATCATACAAATGAACTGATGCCACTCTATGACATGGATTCAAATTTCTCGCTCTTGTTCAAAAAACTAATGCAACATAGAGGAGTAGAAGTTTTGGATCGTGCAATTTTCCCATACAATCAGATGGATGAAGAAGTGTATAAAAAAGCAGAAAGCTTGATGGATAAGGTGATTGAGGAGTATCAGAACCTGAAATAA
- a CDS encoding alanine/glycine:cation symporter family protein, producing the protein MLSTIESVNNVVNNFIWGVPAMICIIGVGLLLSVRTGFIQIRKFPYAMKVTIGRMLRKKDATDGAMTPFQAVCTALAATVGTGNIAGVAGAIAIGGPGAVFWMWISALLGMCTKFSEVTLAVHFREKNAEGDLVGGPMYYIKNGLNKNWHWLAYLFAAFGVLTVFGTGNATQVNTITTAIDSALFNYGVIGVDAAKTVNLVIGIVLAVLIALILLGGIKRIGQVTEKLVPFMAVIYVLLAAGVVLLNLKNIPHVFVSIFEGAFTPASVTGGAVGSFFISMKKGVSRGIFSNEAGLGTGSIAHACADTKKPVKQGFFGIFEVFIDTIVICTLTALVILCSGVPIGYGEAAGAELTILGFTSTYGSWVSIFTAVAMCCFAFSTIIGWGLYGTRCIEFLFGTKINKPFMVLYSLVAIVGATMDLGLMWNIAETFNGLMAIPNLIAVFLLSGVVVKLVKEYFAGEGKGV; encoded by the coding sequence ATGTTATCTACAATTGAGTCGGTCAATAATGTAGTCAATAATTTTATCTGGGGTGTGCCGGCAATGATCTGTATCATCGGAGTAGGACTTCTGCTCAGTGTCAGAACCGGATTTATCCAGATCAGAAAATTTCCATACGCTATGAAGGTGACGATTGGGCGCATGCTTCGGAAAAAAGATGCCACAGATGGTGCAATGACACCATTTCAGGCGGTCTGTACCGCGCTTGCGGCGACGGTTGGAACCGGGAATATTGCAGGAGTTGCAGGAGCAATCGCAATCGGCGGACCGGGAGCAGTCTTCTGGATGTGGATCTCCGCACTTCTTGGAATGTGTACTAAATTTTCAGAAGTAACACTTGCCGTACATTTCCGTGAAAAGAATGCAGAAGGGGATCTGGTCGGTGGGCCAATGTATTATATTAAGAATGGTCTGAATAAAAACTGGCACTGGCTTGCATATTTGTTTGCTGCATTCGGTGTGCTGACAGTATTTGGAACTGGAAATGCGACACAGGTCAATACGATTACGACAGCAATTGATTCCGCATTATTCAATTACGGGGTGATTGGAGTGGATGCAGCAAAGACGGTCAATCTTGTGATCGGAATTGTGCTTGCGGTGTTGATTGCACTGATCCTTCTCGGTGGAATCAAGAGAATCGGACAGGTAACGGAAAAGCTTGTACCGTTCATGGCGGTTATCTATGTTCTGTTAGCTGCCGGAGTGGTTCTGTTGAATTTAAAAAATATACCACATGTATTTGTTTCAATTTTTGAAGGTGCATTTACACCGGCATCTGTTACCGGAGGGGCAGTCGGAAGCTTCTTTATCAGTATGAAAAAAGGTGTGTCCAGAGGAATTTTCTCTAATGAGGCAGGTCTTGGTACCGGATCGATTGCACATGCATGTGCAGATACAAAAAAACCGGTGAAACAGGGATTCTTCGGAATCTTTGAGGTATTTATAGATACGATCGTAATCTGTACACTGACCGCACTGGTAATCCTGTGCAGCGGAGTTCCGATTGGTTACGGGGAGGCAGCAGGTGCGGAGCTTACGATTCTTGGATTTACTTCTACATATGGGAGCTGGGTATCGATCTTTACCGCGGTTGCAATGTGCTGCTTTGCATTTTCAACGATTATCGGATGGGGACTTTATGGAACCAGATGTATTGAATTTTTATTTGGAACGAAGATCAACAAACCGTTTATGGTGCTGTATTCACTGGTTGCGATCGTCGGAGCAACGATGGATCTTGGACTGATGTGGAATATTGCAGAGACATTTAACGGACTGATGGCAATCCCGAACTTAATTGCAGTATTCCTGTTATCAGGAGTTGTGGTAAAACTTGTAAAAGAATATTTTGCAGGGGAAGGGAAAGGCGTATAG
- a CDS encoding CocE/NonD family hydrolase — protein sequence MNEKNYSKVPVFENGLAQPVFPLTDGKTGEKYDPATSSIVRYCVYVETDYDVDGDGKRDLVKAVVQVPRSAVEGNYKAATLYEARPYAAGVQEDGYPHMKEVAEKEYHPVNFADLDKKVDAHVPQGCISAMDLSLKADPADWYYPDKGNNNSMVFENIDTFDYYLVRGFAVVLSAGFGSKGSDGFNYVGSDYERDAFKAIVEWLHGDRIGYADREGTVETKADWSNGKVAMTGRSYAGTMPFAVATTGVEGLETIVPIAGIADWYSQQNMQGAQRYWPKEMLNSFLAYFCSSRYNDETLTEKQREDMAAFHHEMSLQQIKGGFDYNPEFWGMGNYRLHADRIKCSALIVQGLNDENVSTKQYEMMYKSFQKAGKNVKAILHQGAHITPTMPKRYGILVDGKFYDDIINEWISHYLYGVENGAENRPAILVQMNYDQRKWETADSWETAYKMNLTCEEQGTTVIDTDWETAGVSAENFDDVMGVRSSNMAQRYVTDPFKEAVTLQGTTCVRLRAALKDGDAEADFNPVNSNDADTLTMKLGMHEMSGRMDDVKLTLLLCDVCDEEFDSIQSVDPQRNTIPVNVVKEGGIISGGEVPAWNEAEFATVHKKYRVITRAFADLCNPEAGYEPETAQNSIELKKGEYHDYHIYLNATRYTVEPGHSLALVITTEDPINCLIHKTYSVEIENASVTAEVPMTEAVENRVMTRK from the coding sequence ATGAACGAAAAGAATTACAGCAAAGTACCAGTATTTGAGAACGGACTTGCACAGCCGGTATTTCCACTTACAGATGGAAAGACAGGAGAAAAGTATGATCCGGCAACATCCAGTATCGTAAGATATTGTGTTTATGTGGAAACGGATTACGATGTGGACGGAGATGGAAAAAGAGATCTTGTGAAAGCTGTTGTCCAGGTACCAAGAAGTGCAGTAGAGGGGAATTATAAGGCTGCAACTTTATATGAGGCACGTCCATATGCGGCGGGAGTCCAGGAAGATGGATATCCGCATATGAAAGAAGTGGCAGAAAAAGAATATCATCCGGTTAATTTTGCAGATCTTGACAAAAAAGTAGATGCGCATGTTCCGCAGGGATGTATCAGTGCAATGGATCTTTCTTTAAAAGCAGATCCGGCAGACTGGTATTATCCGGATAAAGGAAATAATAACAGTATGGTTTTTGAAAATATCGACACCTTTGATTATTATCTTGTACGTGGATTTGCAGTTGTTTTAAGTGCGGGATTTGGTTCAAAAGGATCTGACGGATTCAATTATGTTGGTTCAGACTATGAAAGAGACGCTTTCAAAGCAATTGTAGAATGGCTGCATGGAGACCGTATCGGATATGCAGACCGCGAAGGAACGGTTGAGACAAAGGCAGACTGGTCCAACGGAAAGGTTGCCATGACAGGAAGATCTTACGCCGGAACCATGCCGTTTGCAGTGGCAACAACAGGAGTAGAAGGACTGGAGACAATCGTACCGATCGCAGGAATCGCGGACTGGTACAGCCAGCAGAACATGCAGGGCGCACAGCGGTACTGGCCGAAAGAAATGCTGAACAGCTTCCTTGCCTATTTTTGTTCCAGCCGTTACAATGATGAGACATTAACCGAGAAGCAGCGGGAGGATATGGCAGCATTCCATCATGAGATGAGCCTTCAGCAGATCAAGGGTGGATTTGACTATAATCCGGAATTCTGGGGTATGGGAAATTATCGTCTTCATGCAGATCGGATCAAATGCAGTGCACTCATCGTACAGGGACTGAATGACGAGAACGTGTCTACCAAGCAGTATGAGATGATGTACAAATCTTTCCAGAAGGCAGGAAAGAATGTAAAAGCAATCCTTCATCAGGGTGCACATATCACACCAACGATGCCGAAGCGATATGGAATCCTTGTGGATGGTAAATTCTATGATGATATTATCAATGAATGGATTTCTCATTATTTATACGGAGTTGAAAATGGTGCAGAGAACAGACCGGCAATCCTGGTGCAGATGAACTATGACCAGAGAAAATGGGAGACAGCAGATTCCTGGGAGACAGCATATAAGATGAATCTTACATGCGAAGAACAGGGAACAACTGTAATCGATACAGACTGGGAAACAGCGGGTGTCAGTGCAGAGAACTTCGATGATGTGATGGGTGTGAGATCAAGCAATATGGCACAGCGTTATGTGACGGATCCATTTAAAGAGGCAGTGACATTACAGGGAACAACCTGCGTAAGATTAAGAGCAGCGTTAAAAGATGGAGATGCAGAAGCAGATTTCAATCCGGTAAACAGTAATGATGCAGATACTCTGACGATGAAGCTTGGAATGCATGAAATGTCAGGACGTATGGATGATGTGAAGCTTACTCTTCTTCTTTGTGACGTGTGCGATGAAGAATTTGACAGCATTCAGTCTGTAGATCCGCAGAGAAATACAATTCCGGTCAATGTGGTAAAAGAAGGCGGAATTATCAGCGGAGGAGAGGTTCCGGCATGGAATGAAGCGGAGTTTGCTACTGTACATAAGAAATACCGTGTGATCACACGGGCATTTGCAGATCTGTGCAATCCGGAAGCAGGATATGAACCGGAGACAGCACAGAACAGTATCGAACTGAAAAAGGGTGAATACCATGATTACCATATTTATCTGAATGCGACAAGATATACGGTAGAGCCTGGACATAGTCTGGCACTGGTCATCACGACAGAAGATCCGATCAACTGTCTGATCCACAAGACCTATTCTGTGGAAATCGAGAATGCATCAGTGACAGCGGAAGTTCCGATGACTGAAGCGGTAGAAAATCGCGTGATGACGAGAAAATAA
- a CDS encoding endonuclease/exonuclease/phosphatase family protein has product MKKNIKKILKVLGIFLLIILVALIAYLIYLFASYHRIPDNQALKIEKTSDGTAAADTLTTEKEYSALTYNVGFGAYTPDFSFFMDGGKSSWAKSKESVESDIQGAGELVASKDPDFALIQEVDLNSTRSYHVDEYSILKDTIPSYNTVFAQNYDSAFLFYPFTQPHGRSRSGLALFSKYPVTDSLRRSFPISTSFSKFFDLDRCYSISKVPVDNGKELVIFLLHMSAYGNSDAIREAQIRMLSADMEKEYEAGNYVLCGGDFNHDLKASEKNAENCESWAYPFPREELPEHFSFCLDNLSDSEKDALWDSARNADMEYVPGVTHTVTLDGFITSDNIEYTEYENVNTGYSYSDHDPVYMKFKLLDE; this is encoded by the coding sequence ATGAAAAAGAACATAAAAAAGATATTAAAAGTTCTCGGAATCTTCCTGCTTATCATTCTGGTTGCGCTGATTGCATATCTGATCTATCTCTTTGCAAGCTATCACCGCATTCCGGATAATCAGGCTTTGAAGATCGAGAAAACTTCCGATGGAACAGCCGCAGCTGACACACTGACAACCGAGAAAGAATATTCCGCTCTGACCTACAATGTTGGTTTCGGAGCCTACACGCCGGACTTCAGCTTCTTTATGGACGGCGGAAAATCTTCCTGGGCAAAAAGTAAGGAGAGTGTCGAATCTGATATTCAGGGTGCCGGAGAACTGGTTGCTTCCAAAGATCCGGATTTCGCACTGATCCAGGAAGTTGATCTGAACTCTACACGAAGCTACCATGTAGATGAATATTCAATTTTAAAGGATACGATTCCAAGTTACAATACGGTATTTGCACAGAATTACGATTCCGCATTCCTTTTTTATCCATTCACACAGCCGCATGGTCGCAGCCGTTCCGGACTTGCTCTTTTCTCCAAATATCCGGTTACGGATTCTCTGAGAAGAAGCTTTCCGATATCGACAAGCTTCAGCAAGTTCTTTGACCTTGACCGCTGTTACAGCATTTCCAAAGTTCCTGTAGATAACGGGAAGGAACTGGTTATCTTCCTGCTGCACATGTCTGCTTACGGCAACAGTGATGCGATTCGCGAAGCACAGATCCGTATGCTGAGTGCAGATATGGAAAAGGAATACGAAGCCGGTAATTATGTACTTTGCGGTGGTGATTTCAACCATGACCTTAAGGCATCCGAAAAAAATGCAGAAAATTGTGAGTCCTGGGCTTATCCATTCCCACGCGAAGAGCTTCCGGAACACTTTTCATTCTGCCTAGACAATCTTTCTGACAGTGAAAAGGATGCTCTCTGGGACAGTGCACGGAATGCAGATATGGAATATGTACCTGGTGTGACCCACACGGTAACGCTGGACGGATTTATTACTTCCGATAATATTGAATACACAGAATATGAAAATGTAAATACCGGATATAGCTACTCGGATCATGATCCGGTGTATATGAAATTCAAATTATTAGATGAATAA
- a CDS encoding dicarboxylate/amino acid:cation symporter, protein MKNFYQWYRKHITGAIFTGLILGILTGLFLAGRFEIILTTTSVLGSIYMNALNMMIFPMVFCSIVMGITGIGSAKTTGKITGAAMLFFLATTVIASFVGLVIPRLIHLGKGVSFEMATSDIQATKMNSILDTVKELIPSNPVAAFAEGNMLQVLMFALIVGFTLIAIGEKGEPLLKVIDSCNEVCLKVISTVMYFTPIGVFCTIVPVVEANGTSTIVSLATQLIILYVAFYGFAFIVYGGAVKFLGKTSPFKFFRAIMPAALNAFGTCSSSATIPISKSCVENELGVSNQISSIAIPLGATVNMDAVSIVMSFMIMFFANACGVNVSVSMMIIILLANVLLSVGTPGIPGGAIASFAALATMAGLPAGVMGVYISINTLCDMGATCVNVIGDMAGCVVLQEKIDLE, encoded by the coding sequence ATGAAGAATTTTTATCAATGGTACCGGAAACATATCACCGGTGCGATATTTACAGGATTGATACTTGGAATCCTGACAGGACTTTTCCTGGCAGGAAGATTTGAAATTATTCTCACAACAACAAGTGTGCTGGGAAGCATTTATATGAATGCGCTGAATATGATGATCTTCCCGATGGTGTTCTGTTCGATCGTCATGGGAATTACAGGCATCGGAAGTGCAAAAACAACAGGAAAGATCACCGGTGCGGCCATGCTGTTCTTTCTTGCAACAACTGTAATTGCAAGCTTTGTAGGACTGGTGATTCCGAGACTGATCCACCTTGGAAAAGGTGTCAGCTTTGAGATGGCGACATCCGATATTCAGGCAACAAAGATGAACAGTATTCTGGATACGGTAAAAGAACTGATCCCGTCCAACCCGGTTGCTGCATTTGCAGAGGGGAATATGCTTCAGGTTCTGATGTTTGCACTGATTGTCGGATTTACTCTGATTGCGATCGGAGAAAAGGGAGAGCCATTATTAAAGGTGATTGATTCCTGTAACGAGGTGTGTCTGAAGGTAATCAGTACTGTTATGTATTTTACACCGATCGGTGTATTTTGTACCATTGTTCCGGTTGTAGAAGCAAATGGAACGAGTACGATCGTATCACTGGCAACACAGCTGATCATTCTGTATGTTGCATTTTATGGATTTGCATTTATTGTGTACGGCGGTGCAGTAAAATTTCTTGGAAAGACAAGTCCGTTCAAGTTTTTCCGCGCGATCATGCCGGCAGCACTGAATGCATTCGGAACCTGTTCAAGCTCGGCAACCATTCCGATCAGTAAGAGTTGTGTGGAGAATGAACTTGGTGTTTCCAACCAGATTTCCAGTATTGCAATTCCGCTTGGAGCAACGGTCAATATGGATGCCGTTTCAATCGTTATGTCATTCATGATCATGTTCTTTGCAAATGCATGTGGTGTCAATGTCAGTGTATCGATGATGATAATTATCCTTCTGGCAAATGTGCTTCTGTCAGTCGGTACACCGGGAATCCCGGGAGGTGCGATCGCATCCTTTGCGGCACTTGCTACGATGGCAGGACTTCCGGCAGGTGTTATGGGCGTTTATATCAGTATCAATACGCTTTGCGATATGGGAGCAACCTGTGTAAATGTTATTGGTGATATGGCAGGCTGTGTGGTATTGCAGGAGAAGATTGATCTGGAGTAG